Below is a genomic region from Actinomyces weissii.
AGGGAGATGCCCGCACCTTCCTCCAGCTCCCGGTTCAGGGCGGCGGTCACGGAGGTGGAGGCCAGCAGGAAGGCCCGCCAGGCCGCCATCTCCTGCGGGTCCAGGGGGCGCCGGGCACCGTCAGGCTGTCCGCAGCCACTAGGCTGGCCGCAACCGCGCACCTGCCCGCACTGGGTCTGTGACATGCCTTGCACGGGATCCTCTTTCCCACATACCGTCATTAAGTGAACGGTCAAGTATAAGCACAGGGAACCGTCTGACCCTGCGGTTGTGGCCCATCCCCTAGCTGCGCACCCTGTGGTCACCACGGCGCAGCAGCAGCCGTCCCGCGTGCCAGAGGCCGCCGTCCCGGTCTGCCGCCAACCACACCGTACCGTCCAGGGCCAGGGGCAGCGGCCGCAGGAACCGCAGGTCCGCCTCAGGGGCACGCAGGGGTGCTACCGCCAGGGACAAGGCCGCCAGCAGCATGCCGTGGACCACTACCGAGCCAGCTCCCACCGGCAGCCCCAAGGCGTGCGCGCGGCCCGGCTCCACGTGTATGGCGTTACGGTCGCCGCTGGCCTGCGCCCAGGCCCGCACATCAGCAGGAGACAGCTGCAGCCGCGGCCCACCTGCCCCAGGCACGGCACCAGCCAGCGCCTCCGCCTGCGGCAGGACCTTGGGGACAGCCCCGGGCTGCTGCCCCAGGTACCGTGCGAGATCGTGCACGACCCGGGGCGTCCCCGCCCCCGGGGACCGCCAGCAGGTCGAGGCGCGCAGCAACTCCCAGCCTGCGCGTCTGCCCAGCACCTCCACCGTGGTGCACGCCTGCTCCGGGGCAGGCTGCCGGTCGTCGGACGGCTGCCCGGGCGCACCGGGGCGCAAACGGCAACGGCGGTGCACCAGGCCGTCCCACTGCTGCTCCCCCAGGGACTGCCTGACCTGGTCCAGCCCTGCCAGCGCCGGCCTGAGCAGCGACGTCACCTGCTGCGCCCGCGCCCCAGCGTCTGCCAGCTCGCAGCGCTGCAGCACCTCCTCCAGGACCGGACCGACCCGCCCGGACCGGGCGGGAGCACCACCTGCGGGGGCCGCGGCACGCTGAGGCCCCGCCAACCTGGGGTTGACGGGGCCTGGTCTGCTCACAGCCGGATGCTACCGGTCCGAGCCGGTTCGCCGCTCAGCGGGTCTCACGGTGCTCGGTGTGCTTGCCGCAACGGGAGCAGAACTTGCTGATGGCCAGCCGGTCCGGCGTGTTACGGCGGTTCTTCTTGGTGATGTAGTTGCGCTCCTTGCACTCCGAGCACGCCAGAGTGATCTTGGGGCGAACGTCCGCGCTCTTGCTAGCCACGTTGTGCTCCTCTTTGTTGATCCTCGAGCAGCCGGTGGCGCCTTGCTCGAAACGTACGTAGCGGGGGAGGGACTCGAACCCTCGACCTCACGATTATGAGTCGTGCGCTCTAACCAGCTGAGCTACCTCGCCATATCAACACAATGGGGGCCAGCAGGCCCCCTTCGTGTCAGAGCCCCGAAAGGGAATCGAACCCTTGACCTTCTCCTTACCATGGAGACGCTCTGCCTACTGAGCTATCGGGGCAACGAGCGGAACTTTAGGTGGCTGGGATCTGCTCTCGCAACTCCCACCCCCGTGAACTCCCTCACTGCGGGGCGCCCCTGCGAACAGGGGCCTGACCACCGAGGTGGCCATGGTGGCGGGTGAGGGATTCGAACCCCCGTAGCTTACGCGGCTGATTTACAGTCAGCTCCCATTGGCCGCTCGGGCAACCCGCCTTGCTCCGCACCCGACCCACCAGGGCCGCGTTCGTTGCCGTGGAAGAATAGCAAGCGGACTCCGGTGGGCGCCAATCCGGCCCGTAGGACGCTGCTCACACGCAGCCCCACCATCCCGTGCCACCCGCCGTCGCCCGCTGACGGCAGGCCGCCAGCCCGTGGCGGGGCAGCAGCGCAGCAGGCGCAGGCAGCCCGGTAACCGCCCCCGCCCGGGCAGACCCGGCTACCATCCCAGTGACCCCGTCGTCGGCGCGCACCCGCCCGCCACCCAGGCACCAGGCAGAAAGGGCAGACCATGGCAGCAGACTCCTCCTTCGACGTCGTCTCCAAGCTGGACCGCCAGGAGGTGGACAACGCCGTCAACCAGACCGCCAAGGAGATCTCCCAGCGCTACGACTTCCGGGGCGTGGACGCCGCCGTGTCGCTGGCCGGGGACACCATCACCCTGGAGGCCAACTCCGCCGAGCGCGTGCTGGCGGTCCTGGACGTGCTGCAGTCCAAGCTCTTCCGCCGCGGCGTGTCCCTCAAGGCCCTGGACCTGGGCGACAAGGAGCCCCGGCCCTCCGGCAAGATCTACAAGCTGGTCTGCCCGCTCAAGGAGGGGCTGAGCCAGGAGGTCGCCAAGAAGATCACCAAGGCCGTCCGGGACGAGGGCCCCAAAGGCGTCAAGGCCGTGATCCAGGGCGACGAGGTGCGCGTTTCCTCCAAGTCCCGGGACGACCTGCAGGCCACGATCACCCTGCTCAAGGGGCTCGACGTCGACGCCGCCCTGCAGTTCGTCAACTACCGCTGAGCGACTCAGGCAGGATAGGGCGGTGCTGCCCTTCCAGACGCCGCAGGCTCCTCACCTGGGCCACAGCACAGCGGTCATGACCACCAGCCGCTTGGCGGCGCACACGACCAGCTGCTCAGTGCCGAATCTGGCCTCTGAGGGATCAAGCTGGGCCTGGTCCACCGCCAGGACATAGTCTGCGTCCGCCGGTGCCACCTCCTTGAACTCCGCGCCCAGCGGTACCAGGTGGTGCAAGGCGGGGTGCACCGGGGGCAGCAGCTCCGCCACCGCCTGCGCGGCCTCCTCAAGGGCCTGGGCAGGCTCAGGAGACACCTCCAGGACCGCGTGCATCCAGACGGGCCGGTCCGGGTAGGGAAGGTCAACACGGCCCTCAGCCCATCCCTGGCCGATAAAGCTGCCGCTCACGATTCCCAGGCCAGGCATGAGCCTGATAGGGCCCTTCATCTCAGTGGAGACCGTGACCGGCTCCAC
It encodes:
- a CDS encoding MaoC/PaaZ C-terminal domain-containing protein, which encodes MSRPGPVNPRLAGPQRAAAPAGGAPARSGRVGPVLEEVLQRCELADAGARAQQVTSLLRPALAGLDQVRQSLGEQQWDGLVHRRCRLRPGAPGQPSDDRQPAPEQACTTVEVLGRRAGWELLRASTCWRSPGAGTPRVVHDLARYLGQQPGAVPKVLPQAEALAGAVPGAGGPRLQLSPADVRAWAQASGDRNAIHVEPGRAHALGLPVGAGSVVVHGMLLAALSLAVAPLRAPEADLRFLRPLPLALDGTVWLAADRDGGLWHAGRLLLRRGDHRVRS
- a CDS encoding YajQ family cyclic di-GMP-binding protein → MAADSSFDVVSKLDRQEVDNAVNQTAKEISQRYDFRGVDAAVSLAGDTITLEANSAERVLAVLDVLQSKLFRRGVSLKALDLGDKEPRPSGKIYKLVCPLKEGLSQEVAKKITKAVRDEGPKGVKAVIQGDEVRVSSKSRDDLQATITLLKGLDVDAALQFVNYR
- the rpmG gene encoding 50S ribosomal protein L33 yields the protein MASKSADVRPKITLACSECKERNYITKKNRRNTPDRLAISKFCSRCGKHTEHRETR